In Ipomoea triloba cultivar NCNSP0323 chromosome 15, ASM357664v1, one genomic interval encodes:
- the LOC116005640 gene encoding uncharacterized protein LOC116005640 — translation MLLRPFENTEVKEALFSMFPDKAPGPDGMNPEFYQHYWDVVGGDVSDFVLNCLNSCSFPNGLNSTNVVLIPKNSVSENVSDLRPIALCNVVYKSAFIPDRLITDNILVAAEIGHYLNRKQCGVVGWEALKLDMAKAYDRMEWPFLRRMLEALGFDVRWVDLIMLCVSSVSYNFLIIGTPSGEVVPTRGLRQCDPLSPYLFIICAEGLSLLLQKAQAEGSIRGCRVARGASPVSHLFFADDSLLFFRANAQEVGAVKHCLDLYENMSGQAVNYHKSNVCFSINTQTHHREEVVAVLGVDQAPNFGKYMGLPAFVGRNKRAAFSYIEDKIKQRVGSWNKKLLSQAGKEILLKSVAHAMPTFSMSVFLLPESVCLSIERTMNRFWWGAGTKRRIHWKAWDRLCKPKKFGGLGFKDLRAFNLAMLGKQAWRFLLNPNSLVARIYKARYYPRTSFIDATIGSCPSYCWRSIMAAHDLICGGVRRRIGDGKDTLIWGHPWLPDGLNPIVQTPMPEQLNGSLVSGLIDANTGMWDIPILNDIFTSQDVLRISRIPISPGYEDSWYWHGDPKGCYTVKSGYRTILGDYSSMDDNFGERISMWKIKVPPKWKTFLWRALDDTLPVTTNLHLRRVDVELAYPKCGLSHENIMHALVSCEYSQHVWSATNLPIPSIVGVSFNMWFSSILYDLPEGVVGAVVAVLYFLWRARNSTVWEGFLPLPAKVVSAAFAALHAWREIHGGQPSVTSPVLSSTSAVPTLPTSHATLQHTQVETPRCYFDARFCSSSLKASFGAVLLSATGSFIAACAGPISSCFSPLMAEAVASKEALSWLRDRGVSNVAVFTDCSQLRSYLASASPVLSLAGFAIQTSRLLLSSFNSCVVSLVPISANVIAHTLAASAFSQITTLYWDSVPPNSISAQFD, via the exons ATGCTATTACGCCCCTTTGAGAACACTGAGGTTAAGGAAGCCCTATTTTCTATGTTCCCTGACAAAGCCCCAGGTCCTGATGGGATGAATCCGGAATTTTACCAACACTATTGGGATGTAGTTGGTGGGGATGTCTCAGATTTCGTGCTAAATTGTTTAAATTCTTGCTCATTCCCGAATGGTCTCAATTCAACGAATGTGGTTCTAATTCCTAAGAATAGTGTGTCCGAGAATGTGTCTGATTTAAGGCCTATTGCTTTATGCAATGTAGTGTATAAG AGTGCCTTTATCCCAGATAGGCTTATAACTGATAATATCCTTGTTGCTGCGGAAATTGGTCACTATCTCAATCGGAAGCAGTGTGGTGTGGTTGGTTGGGAAGCCCTTAAGTTGGATATGGCAAAAGCATATGACCGTATGGAGTGGCCCTTCCTACGCAGAATGTTAGAAGCCTTGGGCTTCGATGTTAGGTGGGTTGATTTAATTATGCTTTGTGTATCTTCGGTTTCTTATAACTTCCTCATCATTGGGACCCCGTCTGGTGAGGTTGTTCCAACCCGCGGATTGCGCCAGTGTGATCCACTCTCCCCATACTTGTTTATCATTTGTGCAGAGGGACTCTCTTTGTTGTTACAGAAAGCTCAAGCAGAGGGTTCAATACGAGGTTGTAGGGTGGCTAGGGGGGCTTCCCCAGTCTCTCACTTGTTCTTTGCGGATGATAGCCTCCTATTCTTTAGAGCTAATGCCCAAGAAGTAGGAGCGGTCAAACACTGTTTGGATTTATACGAAAATATGTCTGGTCAGGCAGTGAATTACCACAAATCCAATGTCTGTTTTAGCATAAATACACAGACCCATCACAGGGAGGAAGTGGTGGCGGTTTTGGGAGTTGACCAGGCCCCGAATTTTGGAAAATACATGGGATTACCAGCTTTTGTGGGTAGAAATAAAAGGGCGGCTTTCTCTTATATTGAAGATAAAATTAAGCAACGTGTGGGGTCTTGGAATAAGAAGTTGCTCTCACAGGCTGGTAAGGAGATTCTATTGAAAAGTGTAGCTCATGCTATGCCTACTTTTTCAATGAGTGTCTTTTTACTCCCTGAGTCAGTATGTTTATCCATCGAGAGGACCATGAACCGTTTCTGGTGGGGTGCAGGGACAAAGAGAAGAATCCATTGGAAGGCATGGGATCGTTTATGTAAGCCTAAGAAGTTTGGTGGTTTAGGCTTCAAGGATCTTCGAGCTTTCAACTTGGCCATGTTGGGCAAGCAGGCTTGGCGGTTCCTTTTAAACCCCAATTCTCTGGTTGCAAGAATCTACAAAGCAAGGTATTACCCTCGGACCTCTTTCATTGATGCTACTATTGGGAGTTGCCCAAGTTATTGCTGGCGTAGTATTATGGCAGCCCATGATTTGATTTGTGGGGGTGTGAGGCGCAGGATCGGGGATGGAAAAGATACTCTGATCTGGGGTCACCCTTGGCTCCCAGATGGTCTGAATCCAATTGTACAAACGCCCATGCCTGAGCAGCTTAATGGATCACTTGTGTCTGGATTGATTGATGCCAATACTGGTATGTGGGACATCCCTATTCTGAATGACATATTTACCTCTCAGGATGTTCTACGCATAAGTAGGATTCCCATTTCTCCAGGTTATGAAGACTCGTGGTATTGGCATGGTGACCCAAAGGGATGTTATACGGTCAAAAGTGGTTATAGAACCATCCTGGGTGATTATTCTAGCATGGATGATAACTTTGGGGAGCGGATCTCAATGTGGAAAATTAAAGTGCCTCCCAAATGGAAGACCTTTCTTTGGAGAGCATTAGATGATACTCTCCCGGTTACCACCAACCTACATTTAAGAAGGGTGGATGTTGAGCTTGCATATCCTAAGTGTGGTCTTTCTCATGAGAATATTATGCATGCGTTAGTTTCGTGTGAATACTCACAACATGTTTGGAGTGCTACCAACCTACCTATCCCATCTATTGTTGGTGTTTCTTTTAACATGTGGTTCTCATCTATTCTCTATGACTTACCTGAAGGAGTTGTTGGTGCGGTCGTGGCAGTACTATATTTTCTTTGGAGAGCACGGAACTCAACAGTTTGGGAGGGATTCCTGCCGTTACCTGCGAAGGTCGTCTCAGCGGCGTTCGCAGCGCTCCATGCTTGGCGGGAGATTCACGGCGGCCAACCCTCTGTCACGAGTCCAGTTCTGAGCTCCACCAGTGCAGTACCAACCTTGCCAACATCCCATGCTACATTGCAACATACACAGGTGGAGACCCCGAGGTGCTACTTCGACGCACGTTTTTGTTCCTCCTCACTAAAAGCGTCGTTTGGAGCTGTTCTGCTTTCGGCCACTGGAAGTTTTATAGCTGCCTGTGCAGGTCCTATCTCAAGCTGCTTTTCACCATTAATGGCGGAGGCGGTAGCATCGAAGGAGGCGCTTTCATGGCTCCGCGATAGAGGCGTTTCAAATGTTGCGGTCTTCACCGATTGTTCGCAACTCCGGTCGTATCTGGCTTCGGCCTCACCAGTTCTTTCACTTGCAGGGTTCGCCATTCAGACTTCTAGGTTGCTGCTATCATCATTTAACTCTTGTGTCGTTAGTCTTGTTCCAATATCAGCAAACGTCATTGCACACACTCTTGCGGCTTCGGCCTTTTCGCAGATTACTACTTTGTACTGGGACTCGGTCCCTCCAAACTCTATTTCTGCTCAGTTTGATTAA
- the LOC116006148 gene encoding protein MULTIPLE CHLOROPLAST DIVISION SITE 1 → MASVWTLQFHTVSFQHRVSPSLLEFRARFWLDRGYNSFNRSYILKRTELRAARNSLNGDDVRHLPGESNVVESKNKIILIPKNVITKLQVTVGSCPPIVFLTKKHPGAGFAVGIFVIATLLIIAVRNHMLRKSRYSSPGTVADLVRRGQLRSDRRGISSPLKYEDPFNNPMVKVSKSNSTVEMGGKVYRLAPVTLTREQQAIHQKRRSRAYQWKRPTLFLREGDSIPPDVDPDTIRWIPANHPFATTESEIDEDLAQNNVYQKHGVPFRIQAEHEALQRKLEALQSEQKLNKLVIDPATAKDFERPFKARMKSEDQIEQSPHNRQMGSKFSEPNPARDSSASKPTTEESQKP, encoded by the exons ATGGCTTCAGTTTGGACTCTTCAATTTCATACGGTCTCATTTCAG CATCGAGTTTCGCCAAGCTTGCTAGAATTCAGAGCACGGTTTTGGCTCGACCGAGGCTACAATAGCTTCAATAGAAGCTATATTTTGAAAAGGACAGAATTAAGAGCTGCACGCAATTCATTGAATGGTGATGATGTCAGGCACCTTCCCGGGGAAAGCAACGTTGTTGAATCTAAGAATAAGATTATACTGATTCCGAAAAATGTGATTACTAAATTGCAAGTGACTGTTGGCTCTTGCCCTCCCATTGTTTTCTTG ACAAAAAAGCATCCAGGTGCTGGTTTTGCAGTTGGTATATTTGTGATAGCAACTTTGCTGATTATTGCTGTGAGAAATCACATGTTGAGAAAATCAAGATATAGCAGTCCTGGCACGGTGGCTGATCTTGTTCGGCGCGGTCAATTGAGATCTGATAGAAGAGGCAT CTCTAGTCCTCTAAAGTATGAGGACCCATTTAATAACCCAATGGTTAAGGTCAGTAAGAGCAATTCAACTGTTGAGATGGGTGGCAAAGTGTACCGTTTAGCACCAGTTACTCTTACAAGGGAACAGCAAGCGATACATCAGAAAAGGAGGTCACGTGCCTATCAGTGGAAGAGGCCGACATTGTTTCTTAGAGAAGGTGATTCAATACCTCCTGATGTGGACCCTGATACGATCAGGTGGATTCCAGCAAATCATCCTTTTGCAACCACAGAAAGTGAGATTGATGAAGATCTGGCACAAAATAATGTTTATCAAAAGCATGGCGTTCCATTTCGTATCCAGGCAGAACATGAGGCTCTGCAGAGAAAGCTTGAGGCACTTCAAAGT GAGCAGAAACTTAACAAACTAGTAATAGACCCTGCCACTGCCAAAGATTTTGAGAGGCCATTTAAAGCAAGAATGAAGTCAGAGGATCAGATTGAACAGAGCCCACACAATCGTCAGATGGGATCTAAGTTTTCTGAACCAAATCCTGCCCGCGATTCTAGTGCAAGCAAACCGACTACTGAGGAGTCGCAGAAGCCTTAG
- the LOC116006583 gene encoding monosaccharide-sensing protein 2-like encodes MNGAVLVAIAATIGNFLQGWDNATIAGAVVYIKKELTLETYMEGLVVAMSLIGATLITTCSGSIADWLGRRPMLILSSMFYFLSGLIMLWAPNVYVLLIARLLDGFGIGLAVTLVPLYISETAPSEIRGLLNTLPQFTGSGGMFLAYCMIFGMSLTTAPSWRLMLGVLSIPSLAYFALAVFYLPESPRWLVSKGRMLEAKRVLQKLRGREDVSGEMALLVEGLAVGGETSIEEYIIGPADEFPEDQDLAADKDRIKLYGPEEGLSWIAKPVTGQSSIGLVSRQGSMVSQTVPLMDPLVTLFGSVHEKLPETGSMRSMLFPNFGSMISTADHTKNEQWDEESLQREGEDYGSDGLDADSDDNLQSPLISRQATTAEKDMVPPASTGSILSMRRHSTLIQGNAGEAVGSMGIGGGWQLAWKWSEKEGGDGKKEGGFRRIYLHQEGGPASQRGSLISLPGGDVPVEGEYIQAAALVSQPALYSKELLDQHPVGPAMVHPSEIASKGPSWTTLLEPGVKRALIVGIGIQILQQFSGINGVMYYTPQILEQAGVSVLLSNLGLGSDSASFLISAFTNLLMLPSIAVAMRFMDVSGRRTLLLSTIPVLIFSLIVLVIGNVINLGTVLHAVLSTICVILYFCSFVMGYGPIPNILCAEIFPTRVRGQCIAICALVFWICDVIVTYSLPVMLSSMGLAGVFGIYAVVCVISWIFVFLRVPETKGMPLEVITEFFAVGAKQAEMAKNE; translated from the exons ATGAACGGGGCTGTACTAGTGGCGATTGCGGCCACAATTGGAAACTTTTTGCAGGGTTGGGATAATGCCACCATAGCAG GAGCTGTTGTTTACATAAAGAAGGAGCTTACTTTGGAAACTTATATGGAAGGGCTTGTCGTTGCCATGTCTCTCATTGGAGCCACGCTTATTACGACCTGTTCGGGATCCATAGCCGACTGGCTTGGTCGACGTCCGATGCTCATTCTCTCGTCGATGTTTTATTTCCTGAGTGGTTTGATAATGTTGTGGGCACCTAATGTCTATGTCCTACTTATAGCGAGGCTTTTGGATGGGTTTGGGATTGGATTGGCGGTGACTCTTGTCCCGCTCTACATATCGGAGACAGCACCGTCGGAGATTAGAGGATTGTTAAATACCCTTCCCCAATTTACTGGGTCTGGTGGAATGTTTTTGGCGTATTGTATGATTTTTGGAATGTCGCTGACGACAGCACCGAGCTGGAGATTGATGCTCGGGGTTCTTTCAATCCCATCGCTTGCGTATTTTGCCCTAGCTGTGTTTTATTTGCCCGAGTCTCCTCGATGGCTTGTTAGTAAAGGAAGGATGTTAGAGGCAAAACGAGTTTTGCAGAAATTACGTGGCAGAGAAGATGTATCGG GAGAGATGGCTTTGCTCGTTGAAGGTCTTGCTGTTGGCGGTGAGACATCTATAGAAGAATACATCATTGGTCCGGCTGATGAGTTTCCGGAAGATCAGGACCTTGCAGCTGACAAAGATCGTATCAAGTTGTATGGACCCGAGGAGGGTCTATCATGGATTGCCAAACCGGTTACTGGACAGAGTAGTATTGGGCTTGTGTCTAGGCAAGGAAGCATGGTGAGCCAAACCGTTCCTCTTATGGACCCTCTCGTGACTCTCTTTGGCAGTGTCCACGAGAAGCTCCCCGAAACAGGAAGCATGCGAAGTATGCTGTTCCCTAACTTTGGCAGTATGATAAGCACCGCGGatcatactaaaaatgaacagtGGGACGAAGAAAGTCTGCAGAGAGAAGGGGAGGATTACGGGTCTGATGGTCTGGATGCGGACTCCGATGACAATTTACAGAGTCCGTTGATCTCCCGCCAGGCGACGACTGCAGAAAAGGATATGGTCCCTCCGGCCTCCACCGGGAGCATTCTAAGTATGAGACGCCATAGCACTCTTATTCAAGGAAATGCGGGAGAAGCGGTTGGCAGCATGGGTATTGGTGGCGGCTGGCAGCTAGCGTGGAAGTGGTCTGAGAAAGAAGGCGGTGATGGGAAGAAAGAAGGAGGTTTTAGGAGGATTTATTTACATCAGGAAGGGGGCCCCGCGTCTCAACGAGGCTCTCTCATATCACTACCCGGTGGTGATGTTCCTGTTGAAGGTGAATATATTCAGGCTGCAGCTCTGGTAAGTCAGCCCGCTCTTTACTCCAAGGAACTCTTGGATCAGCATCCCGTTGGACCGGCAATGGTTCATCCCTCGGAAATTGCTTCAAAGGGCCCGAGTTGGACCACTCTTCTTGAACCAGGTGTTAAACGAGCACTTATTGTTGGAATTGGAATCCAGATTCTGCAGCAG TTTTCTGGTATAAATGGGGTGATGTACTACACTCCTCAAATTCTTGAGCAGGCAGGCGTATCCGTTCTCCTTTCCAACCTTGGCCTAGGATCGGACTCTGCGTCTTTCCTTATCAGTGCATTTACGAACCTTTTAATGCTTCCTTCCATAGCTGTTGCTATGCGGTTCATGGATGTTTCTGGCAGAAG GACACTGCTGCTCTCCACAATCCCCGTTCTGATATTCTCCCTCATTGTACTCGTCATTGGCAACGTTATCAACCTCGGCACCGTTCTCCACGCGGTGCTCTCCACCATCTGCGTAATCCTCTACTTCTGCAGCTTCGTGATGGGCTATGGGCCGATCCCAAACATCCTCTGCGCGGAGATCTTCCCCACGAGGGTCCGTGGGCAGTGCATTGCCATATGCGCGCTAGTTTTCTGGATATGCGACGTGATTGTTACCTATTCGTTGCCCGTGATGCTGAGTTCCATGGGGCTGGCTGGGGTGTTCGGGATCTACGCGGTGGTGTGCGTAATCTCGTGGATTTTCGTGTTCCTTCGGGTCCCGGAGACGAAAGGCATGCCCCTTGAGGTGATCACAGAATTTTTTGCTGTTGGTGCAAAACAAGCAGAAATGGCCAAGAATGagtga